The segment GGGCTCTGCAGAGACACGGTCTGTCTTCCACCACGCGCACCAAGGTAGGACCAACACCtggattaacacacacacacacatctcattAGAACTTCACAGAGTCCATAGAGAAGGAAATAATTGAAGGAATCCATTTGAAATTTCTAGACAGAAAACTATTTTGCcaaaagagaaacatttttaaaacaaagactACCACATTAACTTTCCAAGCAAAGGCTCTCACCCAGACTTTGGCTGGATATCGATGTAGTCTCGCTGGTGAGTCCGAGGAACAAACCGCACACAGGTACCTTTCTCTATGTTTTCCATCCCTTTCTTTATCATCTTCGTCTCCAtttcagctgttcatttgtttagAGAGAGTGGACAGGGGAAAGACAATTTCAAAATCATCAAATATAAAGTTAGTGAATTGCTAAAAGTATCAGGCTGTAatgtaatgcatttatttaaaatataaaataacgtACAGTACTCAGGCGAGAGTGTATATGCAATATAGACGTGTCCATCCACTGACTTAGACCAGAGGCAGCTACGAGCGAAGCAGACTTTAGAGCGTCTTCCAGACGAAACAGCAATGTCTCCTTCCCTGAGACTGGTAGTGCCGTCTATGATTCGGGAAGCTGAGATAGAAATAaggggaaataaaataaaaaaacaggaggTTTGTCACAGTATGTTGTGTAAACAGAAAAATTACATTGTGTGTATCTTACCTTGGAACTCATTAGTTTTAATGATTTCATCCATTGCTGTCGTACCACCATGCTCTTCACGTTCTTAAAAAGAAGAGTTTTTAgtcagtatgtgtgtttttactgcTTTCACTCTCACATCAATATTTAAATCAAATCCAAATTGTATTTACCTTCATAGCCAATGGGGCCCCAATTTGGGCTGAACAAAAATTTCTGCAGAAAAGACAGATAAAGTTTGCAATTATATTGCAGTCTGTTGTTGAACTTGTTAAAATTGCAGTCCCACTCCAATCCCATTTACCTGTGCCTGTACGGCTGAGAGACAGGTCGAAACCGCGCACAAGAGGATAATCTGCTCCATCTCTGCCAGTCAGATATGTCTTCACTGTTGCCATTTTACCTACACAAACAGCTAGCTTTATAGGTGTTCCCAATCACTGTCCTCAGGTAATACCCATGATCATCTCAGGTAAATTACAGTGTTAGTTATATGTTTGTGAGTGAGTTTAATGCCCAAATTAGTTTGATTCTTTCATAAACAACAGCCCCAACAGTAGGATAATGTGAGGTCTACACTGTATGTAATAACAGCTCCACTGCAATGACTAGCTTTAAATTAAATGGTTTAATGTTTGGCACAGGTCTGGGGCAATTTTAGGCTTTAGGTGTCACATTTGTCTTACCAGGagtgctgttttcttttaactgaAGCTAAGCTCACCAACAGTTAACACGCTATGTTTCTATGCTAATTTCACATGATATGTAACTCTTGCAAGGCCCATGCGTTAATACCACATTCTCACCCTCAATGTGTTgcgaaaagacaaaaaacattacCGCCCGAACAGGGACTTGAACCCTGGACCCTCAGATTAAAAGTCTGAtgctctaccgactgagctatCCGGGCTCTGACATAATCTCCGGAAGTTGTCCTTATAAAGCGACGACAGCATGTCATTCGTACACGAGTTCAACCTCCACCACGACAGCTCAACAAATCCTGTCATATAATTTAAGTAAAACAAGATATCATGAGCGCATTTTACGGCCAAACATTTGTAACACAACACGACAACTCTACGGTAGGTTGATGTTAACTTGCAACGATAACTGTTACttaagctagctaacgttagctaaatgtGCAAGGGTTGATATCGGTGGTTAACTTATTTACGTTAACGTTACAGCTAGAAGTAACGTTAACGCGAAACTTATCAACGAAAATAACAATGTTGGACATGAGTGCAGGAGTGTGAATAGCGTTAAAGTTAAGTTTAATGCCCCCTCTCGTTAACTTGCAGGAGGAAATCAATGGTCTGCAGCATGCCATCCAAGAAAACACTCGTAAACTGGAGGAGGTCCAGCAGAAAAGACTACGTGCTGAGAAAGAGATAATTCAATGGTACCGTCATTATGGCCCTGTATTTTGCATGTGACGTTATTGGTTTCGTCACTTAGTGGTTATCCATGGTGCCTTTTTGTTACTCCGTCTTTTATGTGTGAATTACAGTTCAACAATTGAAGTTCATACTAACGACTGTGGTGTTTACTGTGAGTTTTCTTCTTGTATTTGCTGTTATAAGTTAAtttgtttaataatttatttgccTACACACTCTTGGAGGAATGCTCAAAACTCTGCTTAAACATAAATGTTCAGATTCAACAAGTCAAAGGTCAAGATGAGTTCCAATCATAATCATCCATCCTATCATATCATGCAGTGTTGACTTTATTCTGCATAGATTCGCCTTATGAGTCCTGTTCTCACATGCAGTAACCGAGAACTTGAGAGGAGAGTGGATTTGATGATGGGAAAAAGTGAAGTTGTGGATGTGTTGCAACAACTGGGTCATCTGCTGCAGGAGGAAAGGCACCTTTCTGAACAACTGAATAATCAAGCCTCTGTGGACAGGTAATGTGCTGTGCTATGtgcac is part of the Micropterus dolomieu isolate WLL.071019.BEF.003 ecotype Adirondacks linkage group LG07, ASM2129224v1, whole genome shotgun sequence genome and harbors:
- the LOC123974264 gene encoding hatching enzyme 1.2 isoform X2, which gives rise to MEQIILLCAVSTCLSAVQAQKFLFSPNWGPIGYEEREEHGGTTAMDEIIKTNEFQASRIIDGTTSLREGDIAVSSGRRSKVCFARSCLWSKSVDGHVYIAYTLSPEYSEMETKMIKKGMENIEKGTCVRFVPRTHQRDYIDIQPKSGCWSYLGARGGRQTVSLQSPDCLRTGVISHEFMHALGFVHEQSRFDRDKYVTIMWPNIWRDRLRNFEKFKTDNLDLPYDYGSIMHFGMYAYSQDGEPTIIPKIGNSKDIKLGQGSSLSHIDQLKINRLYKCGKDD
- the LOC123974264 gene encoding hatching enzyme 1.2 isoform X1 produces the protein MEQIILLCAVSTCLSAVQAQKFLFSPNWGPIGYEEREEHGGTTAMDEIIKTNEFQASRIIDGTTSLREGDIAVSSGRRSKVCFARSCLWSKSVDGHVYIAYTLSPEYSEMETKMIKKGMENIEKGTCVRFVPRTHQRDYIDIQPKSGCWSYLGARGGRQTVSLQSPDCLRTGVISHEFMHALGFVHEQSRFDRDKYVTIMWPNIWRDRLRNFEKFKTDNLDLPYDYGSIMHFGMYAYSQDGEPTIIPKIGNSKDIKLGQGSSLSHIDQLKINRLYKCKYNIQ